In Acropora palmata chromosome 7, jaAcrPala1.3, whole genome shotgun sequence, one genomic interval encodes:
- the LOC141886556 gene encoding uncharacterized protein LOC141886556, giving the protein MPLHLSLGLGKQALELVESEGISLDNSIKEANGEASPELVEAFQKREELTVECANLEELLKGDNEAINSTEEKLQSFLAETASYHQKEGRRFTTHTVEAVKARERA; this is encoded by the exons ATGCCCCTCCATTTGTCTCTGGGGCTTGGAAAGCAGGCACTTGAGCTGGTTGAGAGTGAAGGCATTTCACTGGATAATTCTATTAAAGAGGCAAATGGAGAGGCATCCCCAGAACTGGTTGAGGCATTCCAGAAACGAGAGGAACTGACTGTTGAGTGTGCCAATCTAGAAGAATTGTTGAAGGGTGACAATGAAGCCATTAATTCCACTGAAGAAAAGCTTCAGAGTTTTCTTGCTGAGACGGCTTCCTATCATCAAAAGGAGGGGCGAAG GTTCACTACTCACACAGTGGAAGCTGTGAAAGCAAGAGAAAGGGCATGA